A part of Bacteroidia bacterium genomic DNA contains:
- a CDS encoding lysylphosphatidylglycerol synthase transmembrane domain-containing protein, giving the protein MAIGKQDILDQIRPSRIIWPVLIGIAVIGFAIYKVMDNGLNPITDIDWTVDVLIWVVLGFLVMIIRDVGYVWRMRILTDGKLRWKRAIQVTLLWEFASALTPSVVGGSAIAIFMFIKEKITAGRSTAIVFITIFLDEIFYLVMLPIAVVLVGQDAVFSRVNSEVGAFGMGVIVTFWVAYGIIFLYVLLLAFALFIRPQGTSHAIKRLFSTKLFRRWRKSGTQMADDLLISSEEFRTKSFLFWAKAWSATFIAWMGRYLVLNFVLAAFKSLSMFEHTVAFARQAIMFVVMIISPTPGSSGVAEGLFSRLFAEFSPTGYVLILATLWRLISYYPYLFIGPIILPGWVRRVFRKTKNVSQEEHISGGDEKSTSDPEPAENLK; this is encoded by the coding sequence ATGGCAATAGGAAAACAGGATATTCTGGATCAAATTCGCCCCAGCCGAATTATATGGCCGGTGCTGATTGGTATTGCCGTTATTGGTTTTGCCATATACAAGGTCATGGATAATGGCCTGAATCCCATCACGGATATAGACTGGACGGTAGATGTGTTGATCTGGGTAGTACTGGGATTTCTGGTGATGATTATCAGGGACGTTGGTTATGTATGGCGAATGCGTATTCTGACGGATGGGAAACTTCGGTGGAAACGAGCCATTCAGGTAACACTGCTTTGGGAATTTGCATCTGCGCTCACACCCTCCGTGGTGGGAGGTTCGGCGATTGCGATTTTTATGTTTATCAAGGAGAAGATTACCGCCGGCAGAAGCACGGCGATTGTTTTTATTACCATTTTCCTTGACGAAATATTTTACCTGGTCATGTTGCCCATCGCCGTTGTACTTGTGGGGCAGGATGCCGTTTTTTCACGGGTAAACTCAGAAGTTGGTGCTTTTGGAATGGGGGTGATTGTCACCTTCTGGGTAGCATACGGGATCATATTTTTATACGTATTACTCCTAGCATTTGCCCTTTTTATCAGACCTCAGGGAACCAGCCATGCGATCAAGCGCCTTTTTTCCACCAAACTTTTCCGGCGTTGGCGCAAATCGGGAACCCAAATGGCCGATGACCTGCTTATCTCCTCAGAAGAATTTCGGACCAAGTCTTTTCTGTTCTGGGCAAAAGCATGGTCAGCAACCTTCATTGCCTGGATGGGTCGTTACCTGGTGCTGAATTTTGTCCTTGCGGCATTTAAAAGCCTGAGTATGTTTGAGCATACTGTCGCTTTTGCCCGGCAGGCGATTATGTTTGTCGTAATGATTATCTCTCCTACCCCCGGCAGCTCGGGGGTAGCCGAGGGGTTATTTTCCCGGCTCTTTGCAGAATTTTCCCCCACCGGATACGTATTGATCCTGGCCACCCTCTGGAGGTTGATTAGTTACTACCCGTATTTATTTATCGGCCCTATTATTCTTCCTGGCTGGGTCCGCCGTGTATTCAGAAAAACAAAAAATGTTTCTCAGGAGGAACATATTTCCGGAGGTGATGAAAAAAGTACTTCTGATCCGGAACCCGCTGAAAATTTGAAATAG
- a CDS encoding glycosyltransferase family 39 protein, which yields MPIRPHIRDFSLLALICAVGFALFLGAPPLFDWDEINFAEAAREMITTGNYLQVQINYQPFFEKPPLFFWLQTLSMHIFGVNEFAARFPNVLAGIFTLAAIYWNGLFFKGEAFARLLAGFYLATLLPVIYFKSGIIDPVFNFFIFLGLMQILRHDFLIKEDNSRASADSGPWAAGFWIGLATLTKGPVALLVTLLIYGIYKLVTDRFRIPVLATLKFLAAWVIVIMGWYGLETVAHGTEFINNFLRYQLGLFQQDVAGHAQPFYYHFLVFLPGCFPLSAFVFRAMALKPESQNERLLHRFMLIWFWVIMVLFSIVKTKIVHYASLLYFPGAFLAAFFFAELLAGRKRMTWDIWLILAIGLLIWGIAPVMVNLAAAHTNEISALIADPFARANLTMKVAWSGFEWMIGAVFLIGLIVNFYLLFKQRWQQFLYLQVFLTLFFVNGQFGFVVPRVARYTQGAPQDFFAGLAGQDVYVMTAWYKSYLPYFYGKVSPPAQKEAPTIAWLTEGEIDKDVYLAVKVHRENEAFRQRFRNFERLYESAGFVFYRRKSREILRAENSP from the coding sequence ATGCCGATTCGCCCCCATATCCGTGATTTTAGCCTTCTCGCCTTGATCTGCGCCGTGGGGTTTGCGCTTTTCCTCGGTGCACCGCCACTTTTTGACTGGGATGAAATCAATTTTGCGGAAGCCGCAAGGGAAATGATCACAACCGGTAATTATCTCCAGGTGCAAATCAACTATCAGCCGTTTTTTGAAAAACCTCCACTTTTTTTCTGGCTGCAAACGCTTTCTATGCACATTTTTGGCGTAAATGAATTCGCAGCGCGGTTTCCCAATGTGCTGGCAGGAATTTTCACCCTGGCTGCCATTTACTGGAATGGTTTGTTTTTTAAAGGTGAAGCGTTTGCGCGGCTGCTGGCTGGATTTTATCTGGCGACCTTATTGCCTGTCATTTATTTTAAATCGGGAATCATTGACCCTGTATTTAATTTTTTTATTTTCCTGGGACTCATGCAGATTCTCAGGCATGATTTTCTGATCAAAGAAGATAATTCCCGCGCATCAGCAGATAGCGGGCCGTGGGCAGCGGGATTCTGGATAGGACTTGCCACGCTTACCAAAGGGCCTGTTGCACTGCTGGTAACCTTGCTCATTTACGGAATCTATAAACTCGTCACTGACCGTTTCCGGATTCCGGTATTAGCCACACTGAAGTTTCTTGCGGCATGGGTAATCGTGATAATGGGCTGGTACGGGCTCGAAACCGTCGCTCACGGTACAGAATTTATCAATAATTTTTTGCGATACCAATTGGGGTTATTTCAGCAGGATGTAGCCGGGCATGCGCAGCCATTTTATTACCATTTCCTGGTGTTTTTGCCGGGTTGTTTTCCCTTAAGTGCTTTTGTTTTCAGAGCAATGGCTTTAAAACCTGAATCCCAAAATGAACGGCTGCTTCACCGGTTTATGCTGATATGGTTTTGGGTAATCATGGTATTGTTTTCCATCGTGAAGACCAAAATTGTTCATTATGCTTCCCTGTTATATTTTCCCGGAGCTTTTCTTGCAGCTTTTTTCTTTGCAGAACTACTGGCCGGGAGAAAACGCATGACCTGGGATATATGGCTGATTTTGGCGATAGGGCTATTGATTTGGGGAATTGCACCTGTAATGGTCAACCTTGCAGCAGCACATACCAATGAAATTTCAGCGTTGATCGCAGATCCATTTGCCCGGGCCAATCTCACGATGAAAGTAGCGTGGAGTGGCTTCGAATGGATGATTGGGGCCGTATTTCTTATCGGACTGATTGTCAATTTTTATCTGCTCTTCAAACAGCGGTGGCAGCAGTTTTTGTACTTACAGGTATTTTTGACGCTTTTTTTTGTCAACGGGCAATTTGGTTTTGTTGTACCCAGGGTTGCCCGCTATACACAGGGTGCGCCACAGGATTTTTTCGCCGGGCTTGCAGGTCAGGATGTATATGTAATGACAGCCTGGTACAAAAGTTATTTGCCCTATTTTTACGGTAAAGTCAGCCCTCCGGCACAAAAAGAAGCCCCCACTATCGCCTGGCTGACAGAAGGAGAAATCGATAAAGACGTATATTTAGCCGTAAAAGTACACAGGGAAAACGAAGCCTTCAGGCAAAGATTTCGTAATTTCGAGCGACTGTATGAATCTGCGGGATTTGTATTTTATAGAAGAAAAAGCAGGGAAATATTGCGTGCAGAAAATTCCCCTTAA
- a CDS encoding Rossmann-like and DUF2520 domain-containing protein, with translation MQYNSTQGCENRIHYLWAMISPSDSNIAVIGAGNLAWSLIPALNQAGFFVSTLISRSSEKVNFYTKSLKIPVGHTDLTAIPPEVNIVFLTTGDQALPQIAHQLAAIISTDVIVIHTSGSTPLEVLSPLGENIGVLYPLQSFKAQITKSFLQIPVFAEGSETVLTTILPLAQSLSETVQVMDSQSRLRLHLGAVLVNNFTNCLYRLSQEINPTVDFSVYQALIMGHLENVFSLGPAQSQTGPAIRSDMITIEKHLQLLHDQPEIANLYRQFSTIIQPGLRSRL, from the coding sequence ATGCAATACAACTCCACACAAGGCTGTGAAAATAGAATTCATTACCTTTGGGCAATGATCAGCCCCTCAGATAGTAATATTGCCGTTATCGGTGCCGGAAATCTGGCATGGAGCCTCATACCTGCGCTCAATCAGGCCGGTTTTTTTGTTTCTACCCTTATTTCCAGATCTTCCGAAAAAGTAAATTTTTATACAAAATCTCTCAAAATCCCTGTGGGTCATACTGACCTTACGGCCATTCCGCCGGAAGTAAATATCGTTTTCCTTACCACAGGTGACCAGGCTTTGCCTCAGATTGCACATCAACTTGCCGCGATAATCTCTACGGATGTAATCGTTATCCATACTTCAGGAAGCACGCCCTTAGAGGTTTTATCGCCCCTGGGCGAAAATATTGGGGTACTCTATCCGCTGCAATCTTTTAAAGCGCAGATCACAAAATCATTTTTGCAGATTCCGGTTTTCGCAGAAGGGTCTGAAACTGTGCTCACAACGATTCTCCCTTTGGCCCAATCGCTGTCTGAAACAGTACAGGTTATGGATAGCCAGTCTCGCCTCCGGCTCCATCTGGGTGCGGTGCTCGTCAATAATTTTACAAATTGTCTGTACCGCCTCTCCCAGGAAATCAATCCAACCGTTGATTTTTCTGTTTATCAGGCTTTAATTATGGGACATCTTGAAAATGTATTTTCTTTAGGCCCTGCACAAAGTCAGACCGGTCCCGCGATCAGAAGTGATATGATCACCATTGAAAAACATTTGCAGTTACTACACGATCAGCCGGAAATTGCCAACCTTTACCGCCAGTTTTCAACAATCATCCAACCCGGGCTGCGTTCCCGTTTATAA
- the mqnB gene encoding futalosine hydrolase codes for MLILLVAATELESAWLREAMGFRKEGHLYVSDFRGRRIELLHTGIGMVNTAFHLGKYLAVHQPDMAVNFGIAGSFDYARRLGSVVEVVSDTFSELGAATPEKFLDLQAMGFPLMEHAGKLWFNRLENPAPSALDIVQVKGITVNTVHGDPAAIEVVRKRWSPEIETMEGGAFFHAMIHSEIPFFAFRGISNYVELRDRSKWQIPLAAEQVQRFIKKEVL; via the coding sequence ATGTTAATCTTACTGGTAGCTGCGACAGAATTAGAATCGGCCTGGCTGCGTGAGGCTATGGGGTTCCGCAAGGAAGGTCATTTATATGTTTCCGATTTTAGGGGACGTAGGATAGAATTGCTGCATACGGGTATTGGAATGGTCAATACGGCCTTTCATCTGGGAAAATATCTGGCAGTTCATCAACCTGACATGGCTGTAAATTTTGGAATAGCAGGCAGTTTTGACTATGCACGGCGCCTTGGCAGTGTGGTGGAGGTGGTAAGTGATACTTTTTCGGAATTGGGGGCCGCAACTCCTGAAAAGTTTCTGGATCTCCAGGCAATGGGTTTTCCTTTGATGGAACATGCGGGGAAATTGTGGTTCAACCGGCTTGAAAACCCTGCCCCGTCGGCGTTAGACATTGTACAGGTGAAAGGAATCACCGTAAATACCGTACATGGTGACCCCGCAGCGATCGAAGTGGTGCGCAAAAGATGGAGCCCGGAAATTGAGACGATGGAAGGAGGCGCATTTTTTCATGCGATGATTCATTCTGAGATTCCGTTTTTTGCCTTCCGGGGTATTTCTAATTATGTAGAGTTGCGCGACCGGAGCAAATGGCAGATACCACTCGCGGCAGAACAGGTACAAAGATTTATAAAAAAGGAAGTTTTATAA